A portion of the Calothrix sp. 336/3 genome contains these proteins:
- a CDS encoding 2-hydroxychromene-2-carboxylate isomerase, giving the protein MHLPNRKITRQITVDFYYGLGSRYSYLAASQLPKIEAETNCKFIWKPIYSGDLMGLREQNPFSQHPISGQYNSAYRSQDAKRWADYYHIPFHEPKISALHPQDLALLTLAAGSFNLLVEYSQAMFDAIFAQGIEIDEQVAIAVAKNLSIPENQFLQIHASPDTKDQLTSLTREAFDRGAFGVPTFFVEEEMFWGNDRLVLLVDFLKKLQEKGIDSAPISGFITKLSKPYKI; this is encoded by the coding sequence GTGCATCTTCCAAATAGAAAAATCACAAGGCAAATAACAGTAGATTTTTACTATGGTTTGGGTAGCAGATACTCATACCTTGCAGCATCGCAACTTCCCAAAATCGAGGCAGAAACAAACTGTAAATTTATTTGGAAACCGATTTATAGCGGTGACTTAATGGGATTGCGAGAACAAAATCCCTTTAGCCAACATCCAATTTCTGGACAATATAATTCAGCCTATCGTTCCCAAGATGCCAAACGTTGGGCTGATTATTATCATATTCCCTTCCACGAACCAAAAATATCAGCCCTACATCCCCAAGATTTAGCTTTATTGACTTTAGCTGCTGGCTCATTCAATCTATTAGTTGAATATAGTCAAGCAATGTTTGATGCTATTTTTGCCCAGGGAATTGAGATTGATGAACAAGTCGCGATCGCAGTTGCCAAAAATCTCAGTATCCCAGAAAATCAATTTCTTCAAATCCACGCATCACCAGATACAAAAGACCAATTAACCTCCCTCACTCGCGAAGCATTCGATCGCGGAGCATTTGGAGTACCCACCTTTTTTGTCGAGGAAGAAATGTTTTGGGGTAACGATCGCCTGGTATTGTTGGTAGATTTCTTGAAAAAATTGCAGGAAAAAGGAATAGACTCCGCTCCGATATCCGGATTTATCACAAAATTGTCAAAACCCTACAAAATCTAA
- a CDS encoding UPF0175 family protein, translating into MSLQLTINYPETLPDAVGKTREEFEQESKWAMAVKLYEMKRLSSGMCAALLGVDRVTFILKLSEYGVPLIDLSEEELLSDLENA; encoded by the coding sequence ATGTCCTTACAACTAACGATTAACTACCCCGAAACATTACCTGATGCTGTTGGCAAAACCAGAGAAGAATTTGAGCAAGAATCAAAATGGGCAATGGCTGTTAAACTTTATGAAATGAAGCGTCTTTCCTCTGGTATGTGTGCCGCATTATTAGGAGTAGATCGAGTCACCTTTATCCTCAAACTAAGCGAGTATGGGGTTCCCTTAATTGATCTTAGTGAAGAAGAATTATTATCAGACCTAGAAAATGCCTAG
- a CDS encoding DUF3368 domain-containing protein: MPSTNQIIINTSPLIALVAAMGDLKILESLYTDVLVPFEVYQEILIGGTTGFAITEFQSASWLQKQSSPLTISPLLFNSLDLGEASVIQLALDKKISTVCIDEAVGRRIARLSGLAVTGSIGILLRAKREGYPLSIKTAIQKMLNHNIRLSRTV, translated from the coding sequence ATGCCTAGTACCAATCAAATTATTATTAATACTTCTCCCTTAATTGCCCTTGTCGCTGCTATGGGTGATTTAAAGATTTTAGAGTCTCTTTATACAGATGTTCTTGTTCCTTTTGAAGTGTACCAAGAGATACTAATTGGTGGCACTACAGGCTTTGCCATCACTGAATTTCAATCAGCATCATGGCTACAAAAACAAAGTTCTCCTTTAACTATTTCTCCTCTGCTATTTAACTCTTTAGATTTAGGAGAAGCATCAGTTATTCAACTAGCGCTAGATAAGAAGATTTCAACTGTTTGTATTGATGAAGCTGTGGGACGAAGAATCGCTAGATTAAGTGGTCTTGCGGTGACAGGTTCAATTGGAATTTTATTACGTGCTAAACGTGAAGGTTATCCTCTGTCTATTAAAACAGCTATCCAGAAAATGCTCAATCACAATATTCGTTTAAGTAGAACGGTTTAA
- a CDS encoding DNA cytosine methyltransferase, giving the protein MTGNAIAALTKGNALIEEHYILSKWLLTASDYGVPQKRQRAIWVGSKFGEVIPPLESDKKFTVGDAISDLSHIPINSQTDTWELGEKGKYAEYLDKIFTSTRLSDHPCNSTSPNLITGCKATAHTTGTQQKYTDTKPGEKEPTTWAYRLSADGFSPTLRAGSGNRTAARPIHYEHARVITVREAARLHSFPDWFNFGSSKLAAHKAIGNSVPPLLAYAIALALTSQFASQVLVHLQKKHLETSNITTLQFITSNINSDSYFQPNRFKKYQFLSGIPIFPNPKISKRIRNTYLDAKQVVVGDRVACRLRLSLSKSRNCPESAFMVTSLFKVSARLKSCIKNNCNPRFSILKAYTRRAIFAGTKLPTHDKTMPRIFDNIDLQLLPILRDTLKLSYRADFCVGYFNLRGWCKLDDLIEQYVGGEVSCCRLLVGMQGLPRDEVHTAFTLGATLGRLDNSTIIRLKKKVAEEFRQQLTIGAPTNDDEVGLRRLSRQLKTQKLVIKLFLAHPLHAKLYLVHRHDPNSPIVGFLGSSNLTLAGLRKQGELNVDILDHDATNKLQKWFDDRWKDYGCIDISQELAEIIDNSWAREELIPPYHIYLKIAYHLSHEAIAGISEFRIPREFNNLFDFQKAAVQLAARHVTRRGGVIVGDVVGLGKTLVGTALAKILQEDCLLETLIICPKNLTSMWQEYVDNYRLYAKVLPISKVQSTLPELRRYRIVLIDESHNLRNREGKRYRAIAEYITANESKCILLSATPYNKTYLDLSAQLRLFVPEDEDLGFRPEVLINQLGGGTLGELEFIRKHQCSVKSLAAFEKSEYADDWRELMKRYMVRRTRSFIKDNYAQTDEIGRKYLEFTNKSRSYFPERLPRTIKFNLDTANDSYSYLYSAAVVEVINQLNLPRYGLGNYVAKKPKQAPTDKEQRQLNGLFRGGRRLMGFSRTNLFKRLESSGFAFIQSLERHILRNFIYLYALEKELDIPIGTQDAELLDTRNNDEDTDSLMASLLDVETDDDNENNLLEEDINNENATEKHFRTLAESIYQEYQTRYQQRFKWLRTDLFDIKKLKKDLLADVKALINVLQSIGEWQPKQDEKINKLVEILTRTHPQEKILIFTQFADSVRYITENLQANQITNIAGVTGASPNPTELTARFSPVSNGKQNQVFKNQELRILVATDILSEGHNLQDCAIIINWDLPWAIIRLIQRAGRVDRIGQNAEKIFCYSFLPADGVERIINLRGRLKQRLQENAEVVGTDEAFFEDDDAQVILDLYNEKSGILDGEEDTEVDLTSEAFQIWKKATDDNPGLKKTIEEMSNVVYSTRRHSPQPVQPEGVLMYMKTTEGNDSLIYIDRDGNSVSQSQLAILKMATCDESTPAIAKNKHHHELVKKGAELLAEEEKNMGGQLGRPSGARFRSYERLKSYVQEMKGTLFITDELLKAIDDIYRYPLRQSALDTLNRQLRSGISNQQLAELVVALRTDDRLCIVSEEIEKREPQIICSLGLFEV; this is encoded by the coding sequence ATTACTGGGAATGCGATAGCTGCGCTGACCAAGGGTAACGCTCTCATCGAAGAACACTACATCTTATCCAAATGGTTGCTCACAGCATCAGATTACGGTGTGCCTCAAAAACGACAACGAGCTATTTGGGTTGGCTCAAAGTTTGGCGAAGTTATACCACCATTGGAGAGTGATAAAAAATTTACAGTCGGGGATGCAATTTCTGACCTAAGTCACATTCCTATCAATTCTCAAACCGACACCTGGGAGTTGGGCGAAAAGGGCAAATATGCAGAATATTTGGACAAAATCTTCACTTCGACAAGGCTCAGTGACCACCCTTGCAATTCAACATCTCCCAATCTCATTACCGGATGCAAAGCAACAGCCCACACGACTGGAACCCAGCAGAAATACACCGATACAAAGCCTGGGGAGAAAGAGCCGACAACTTGGGCTTATCGTTTGTCTGCCGATGGATTTTCCCCTACGTTACGCGCTGGGAGTGGGAATCGAACCGCAGCGCGACCAATTCACTATGAACATGCGCGGGTGATAACAGTTCGTGAAGCCGCGAGATTACATAGTTTTCCTGATTGGTTCAATTTTGGTTCGAGTAAGTTGGCTGCTCATAAGGCTATTGGGAATAGCGTTCCTCCTTTGCTTGCTTATGCGATAGCTCTTGCGCTGACTAGTCAGTTCGCTTCCCAAGTGTTGGTTCATTTGCAAAAAAAACATTTGGAGACAAGCAATATAACAACACTTCAATTCATTACATCAAATATCAACTCTGATAGTTACTTTCAACCAAACCGTTTCAAGAAATACCAGTTTTTGTCTGGAATTCCAATCTTTCCCAACCCGAAAATATCAAAACGTATCAGAAACACATACCTAGACGCAAAGCAGGTTGTCGTTGGCGATCGCGTAGCGTGTCGCTTGCGACTCAGCCTCTCAAAGAGTAGAAATTGCCCCGAATCAGCGTTCATGGTTACAAGCCTATTTAAAGTCAGTGCTAGATTAAAGTCTTGTATCAAAAATAATTGCAACCCTAGATTCTCAATTCTAAAAGCGTATACTCGTAGAGCAATATTCGCCGGGACGAAACTGCCGACTCACGACAAAACTATGCCACGCATCTTTGACAATATAGATTTACAACTGCTCCCGATTTTACGCGATACCCTCAAATTATCTTACCGGGCTGATTTCTGCGTGGGTTATTTTAACCTTAGAGGTTGGTGCAAGCTTGATGATTTAATTGAACAGTATGTAGGTGGGGAAGTCTCTTGTTGCCGCTTGTTGGTGGGAATGCAGGGTTTACCTAGGGATGAGGTACATACGGCTTTTACCCTTGGTGCGACTCTCGGCAGGCTCGATAATAGCACTATTATTCGTTTAAAAAAAAAGGTGGCAGAGGAGTTTCGCCAACAGCTTACCATTGGCGCGCCAACAAATGATGATGAAGTGGGTTTACGTCGCTTAAGTCGTCAATTAAAAACGCAGAAATTAGTTATTAAATTATTTTTAGCTCATCCTCTCCACGCTAAGTTATACCTCGTTCATCGCCATGACCCCAATAGTCCCATAGTTGGGTTTTTAGGTAGTAGTAATTTGACTTTGGCAGGACTAAGAAAGCAAGGGGAATTAAATGTTGATATTTTAGATCATGATGCTACAAATAAGTTGCAAAAATGGTTTGATGACAGGTGGAAGGATTATGGTTGCATTGATATTTCTCAAGAGCTTGCAGAGATAATTGATAATAGTTGGGCAAGGGAAGAATTAATTCCGCCTTACCATATTTATTTGAAGATTGCTTATCATTTATCCCATGAAGCGATCGCGGGTATTTCCGAGTTCCGAATTCCCCGTGAGTTTAATAATTTGTTTGATTTTCAAAAAGCGGCAGTACAGTTAGCTGCGCGTCATGTGACTCGACGGGGTGGTGTTATTGTTGGGGATGTGGTGGGATTGGGAAAGACTTTGGTGGGAACGGCTCTCGCGAAAATATTACAAGAAGATTGTTTACTCGAAACCCTAATTATTTGTCCGAAAAATCTGACTTCTATGTGGCAAGAATATGTTGATAATTATCGACTTTATGCCAAGGTTTTGCCAATTAGTAAAGTTCAAAGTACGTTACCAGAATTACGTCGCTATCGGATTGTACTCATAGATGAAAGCCACAATTTACGCAATCGTGAAGGTAAAAGATATCGTGCGATCGCGGAATATATTACAGCTAATGAAAGCAAGTGTATTTTACTTTCGGCAACACCTTATAATAAAACCTATCTTGACCTTTCTGCCCAATTAAGATTATTTGTGCCCGAAGATGAAGATTTAGGATTTCGTCCGGAAGTTTTAATTAATCAATTGGGTGGTGGGACATTAGGAGAATTAGAATTTATTCGTAAGCATCAATGTTCGGTTAAGTCTTTGGCTGCTTTTGAAAAAAGTGAATATGCAGATGATTGGCGAGAATTGATGAAGCGATATATGGTTAGAAGGACTCGCTCGTTTATTAAAGATAATTATGCCCAAACTGATGAAATTGGACGTAAATATTTGGAATTTACTAATAAAAGTCGTTCTTATTTTCCCGAACGTTTACCACGCACAATTAAGTTTAATTTAGATACTGCTAATGACTCATATTCTTACCTCTATTCGGCAGCTGTAGTAGAAGTTATTAATCAGTTGAATCTGCCCCGTTATGGATTAGGGAATTATGTAGCAAAGAAGCCAAAGCAAGCACCCACAGACAAAGAGCAAAGACAACTTAATGGCTTATTTCGTGGTGGACGTAGATTAATGGGATTTTCTCGTACCAATTTATTTAAACGTTTAGAAAGTAGTGGTTTTGCCTTTATTCAATCCCTCGAACGTCATATTTTGCGAAATTTTATTTATCTATATGCCTTAGAAAAAGAACTCGATATCCCCATCGGTACACAGGATGCTGAGTTATTAGATACACGTAATAATGATGAAGATACTGATTCCTTGATGGCAAGTTTATTGGATGTGGAAACTGATGACGATAATGAGAATAATTTATTAGAAGAGGATATTAACAATGAAAATGCGACCGAAAAACATTTTCGCACTTTAGCAGAATCTATCTATCAAGAATATCAAACACGATATCAACAAAGATTTAAGTGGTTACGTACAGATTTATTCGATATTAAAAAGTTGAAGAAAGATTTACTTGCAGATGTAAAAGCATTAATTAACGTCTTGCAAAGTATTGGGGAATGGCAACCAAAGCAAGATGAAAAAATTAATAAATTAGTAGAAATACTCACGAGAACTCATCCTCAAGAAAAAATCTTAATTTTTACCCAGTTTGCTGATTCAGTTCGTTATATAACGGAGAATCTTCAAGCAAATCAGATTACCAATATTGCTGGGGTGACGGGTGCATCTCCAAATCCGACAGAATTGACGGCAAGATTTAGCCCTGTTAGCAATGGTAAACAAAACCAGGTTTTCAAAAATCAAGAATTACGGATTTTAGTAGCAACAGATATTTTAAGTGAAGGTCATAATTTACAAGATTGTGCAATCATTATTAATTGGGATTTACCTTGGGCAATTATTCGCTTGATTCAAAGAGCGGGAAGGGTAGATAGAATTGGGCAAAATGCAGAGAAAATTTTCTGTTATTCCTTTCTTCCTGCTGATGGAGTGGAACGAATTATTAATTTGCGGGGAAGACTGAAACAAAGATTACAAGAAAATGCCGAAGTGGTGGGAACTGATGAAGCATTTTTTGAAGATGATGATGCACAAGTAATTCTGGATTTGTATAACGAGAAATCGGGTATTTTAGATGGAGAAGAAGATACGGAAGTTGATTTGACATCGGAAGCATTTCAAATTTGGAAAAAAGCCACCGATGATAATCCAGGTTTGAAAAAAACTATCGAAGAAATGTCGAATGTAGTTTATTCAACTCGTCGCCATTCTCCGCAACCCGTGCAACCTGAGGGAGTTTTAATGTATATGAAAACTACCGAAGGAAATGATTCTTTAATTTATATTGATCGCGATGGTAATAGTGTTAGTCAATCCCAATTAGCGATTTTAAAAATGGCAACTTGTGATGAATCAACACCCGCGATCGCCAAAAATAAACATCATCATGAATTAGTCAAAAAAGGTGCAGAATTACTTGCAGAAGAAGAGAAAAATATGGGTGGACAATTGGGTAGACCATCAGGCGCAAGATTTCGTAGCTATGAGCGTTTGAAGAGTTATGTACAGGAAATGAAGGGGACTTTATTTATCACCGATGAATTGCTAAAAGCCATTGATGATATTTATCGCTATCCCTTACGACAATCTGCTCTTGATACTTTAAATAGACAATTACGTAGTGGGATTAGTAATCAACAATTAGCTGAGTTAGTTGTTGCTTTGCGGACGGACGATCGCTTATGTATTGTGAGTGAGGAAATTGAAAAAAGAGAGCCTCAAATTATTTGTTCTTTAGGTTTATTTGAAGTTTAG
- a CDS encoding IS4 family transposase, which produces MLVWLLQNQKQVKIERLAATLPLPIQQNSRRRHIQRFLTLNALSVVLLWFPIIEAIINQHFKIGSQLTIAMDRTQWKENNVLMVSVIYQKRAWPIYWCLLGKDGCSNLEEQQKVLRPVIRLLKKYKLVIIGDREFHSVELAQWLHKQNLSFVFRQKKDTTFRKKRQKFQPLSSIEIYPGIRSFYTDVKVTQKQGFGWFNLAVYWKRKYRGKQDKEAWYLLTNLPDLNTALKIYSQRFGIEAMFKDCKTGGYNLETSQANPDRLVRLILLIALAMTSAWLHGQRTKFQKLDSYICRQEENNRNEKRHSNFWIGLYGFNWIVAWYGCQAWVEELVGFSRNKQAYYQRGLRAMKLIQQAL; this is translated from the coding sequence ATGTTGGTGTGGTTATTACAAAATCAGAAACAAGTAAAGATAGAAAGATTGGCAGCAACCTTACCTTTACCAATACAACAAAACAGTCGTAGACGGCATATACAAAGATTTTTAACACTAAATGCCTTGAGTGTAGTCTTATTGTGGTTTCCAATTATTGAAGCAATAATTAACCAACATTTTAAAATAGGGTCACAATTAACCATTGCGATGGATAGAACACAGTGGAAAGAAAATAATGTGTTGATGGTGAGCGTGATTTATCAAAAAAGAGCTTGGCCAATATATTGGTGTTTATTAGGGAAAGATGGTTGCAGTAACCTAGAAGAACAGCAAAAAGTATTACGCCCAGTAATTCGGTTATTAAAAAAATACAAACTAGTAATTATTGGGGATAGAGAATTTCACAGTGTAGAACTGGCACAATGGCTCCACAAGCAGAACCTGAGTTTTGTATTCCGTCAAAAAAAGGATACTACTTTTCGGAAGAAAAGACAGAAATTTCAGCCTTTAAGTAGCATTGAGATTTATCCTGGTATTCGCTCCTTTTATACCGATGTTAAAGTTACTCAAAAACAAGGTTTTGGTTGGTTCAATTTAGCTGTTTATTGGAAAAGAAAGTACAGAGGTAAACAAGACAAAGAAGCTTGGTATTTATTAACTAATTTGCCTGACTTAAACACTGCTCTCAAAATATATTCTCAACGTTTTGGGATTGAAGCTATGTTCAAAGATTGTAAAACAGGCGGTTACAATTTAGAAACTTCTCAAGCTAACCCTGATAGACTTGTACGCTTAATTCTCTTGATTGCTTTAGCAATGACCAGTGCTTGGTTACATGGACAAAGAACTAAATTTCAAAAACTTGATTCTTATATTTGTCGCCAAGAAGAAAACAATAGAAATGAGAAGCGTCACAGTAATTTCTGGATAGGTTTATATGGTTTCAATTGGATAGTTGCTTGGTATGGGTGTCAAGCATGGGTCGAGGAACTGGTCGGTTTCAGTCGCAATAAGCAAGCATATTATCAGCGAGGCTTAAGGGCTATGAAGCTTATACAGCAAGCACTTTAG